The following are encoded together in the Bacillus sp. NP157 genome:
- a CDS encoding transposase: MAVFNHRETQRFANGAAGWEALAAWLAPHHPAQVVLEATGGYEKSALAALHAAGLPVRRINPRLVRYFARSKSQLAKTDRIDARVLAHMASVMELVPFQPPSEEMATLQQYKARRDHLVQNLTAEKQRRRQVVDKTLREDLEAHIDYLENALRRIDAVIGRLIKDTPQARVAATMKGVGPGMVASMICDLPELGHLGRKQIASLVGVAPINCDSGVFRGKQSTWGGRSRPRAMLYMSALSASRHDPILKPYYEGLVTRGKLKRVALIAVMHKLIVILNARMRDELAAMG, encoded by the coding sequence GTGGCGGTGTTCAACCACCGCGAGACCCAACGATTCGCCAACGGGGCTGCCGGCTGGGAAGCCCTGGCGGCGTGGTTGGCGCCCCACCATCCGGCCCAGGTCGTATTGGAAGCGACGGGTGGATACGAGAAAAGCGCCCTCGCGGCGCTGCACGCCGCCGGCCTGCCAGTGCGCCGGATCAACCCGCGCCTGGTCCGCTATTTCGCCCGCTCCAAGAGCCAACTGGCCAAGACGGACCGGATCGACGCCCGCGTTCTGGCCCACATGGCCAGCGTGATGGAGCTGGTGCCGTTCCAGCCGCCGAGCGAAGAAATGGCCACGCTGCAGCAGTACAAGGCCCGGCGCGATCATCTGGTCCAGAATCTCACGGCGGAAAAACAGCGCCGCCGCCAGGTCGTCGACAAGACCCTGCGCGAGGATCTCGAGGCGCACATCGACTACCTGGAAAACGCGCTACGCCGGATCGATGCGGTGATCGGCCGGCTGATCAAGGACACGCCGCAAGCAAGGGTTGCCGCCACGATGAAAGGCGTCGGGCCGGGCATGGTCGCGTCGATGATCTGTGACCTGCCCGAACTGGGCCATCTCGGTCGTAAACAAATCGCCAGTCTCGTCGGCGTAGCGCCGATCAACTGCGACAGTGGCGTCTTCCGTGGCAAGCAATCGACCTGGGGCGGACGCTCCAGGCCCCGGGCGATGCTCTACATGTCGGCCCTGTCGGCGAGTCGCCATGATCCGATCCTGAAGCCGTATTACGAGGGCCTGGTGACCCGCGGAAAGCTAAAGCGCGTCGCCCTGATCGCCGTCATGCACAAGCTGATCGTCATCCTCAACGCCCGGATGCGGGACGAGCTGGCTGCGATGGGCTGA
- a CDS encoding DnaJ domain-containing protein yields the protein MEFKDYYEILGVKPEATDAEIKAAYRKLARKYHPDKNKDAGAEDKFKAVNEANEALKDPEKRRQYDQFRAGGYRQGEQFRPPPGWGQGGGGGGGFDFGDMGGRGTGDFSDFFESLFGGGAGGRRSQQTQARRGRDINARIETDLQTAFNGGKTRVVLNDASGGERVLEVKIPAGIASGQTIRLGGQGHPGSGGGPSGDLLLEITLRDDSRFRLEGRTVTHTLAISPWEAALGATVAVPTLGGHVDLRIPAGSQSGRKLRLKGRGLPGSEPGDQIVVLEIRVPVPETHEEQAAYAEFKDAFKDFDPRR from the coding sequence GTGGAGTTCAAGGATTACTACGAGATTCTCGGGGTCAAGCCCGAAGCCACCGACGCCGAGATCAAGGCGGCGTATCGCAAGCTTGCGCGCAAGTACCACCCGGACAAGAACAAGGACGCAGGGGCCGAGGACAAGTTCAAGGCCGTCAACGAGGCCAATGAGGCCCTGAAGGATCCGGAGAAGCGCCGCCAGTACGACCAGTTCCGTGCCGGCGGGTACCGCCAGGGCGAGCAGTTCCGGCCGCCGCCGGGCTGGGGGCAGGGCGGCGGAGGCGGCGGTGGGTTCGACTTCGGCGACATGGGTGGCCGCGGCACGGGCGACTTCTCCGATTTCTTCGAGAGCCTGTTCGGCGGCGGCGCTGGTGGCCGTCGTTCGCAGCAGACGCAGGCGCGGCGCGGCCGCGACATCAACGCCAGGATCGAGACCGACCTGCAGACCGCTTTCAACGGTGGAAAGACCCGGGTCGTGCTGAACGATGCCTCCGGCGGAGAACGCGTCCTCGAGGTCAAGATCCCGGCCGGGATCGCCAGTGGGCAGACCATTCGCCTCGGTGGCCAGGGCCATCCGGGATCGGGCGGTGGGCCCTCGGGTGACCTGCTGCTGGAAATCACCCTGCGCGACGACTCGCGTTTCCGCCTGGAAGGCCGCACGGTGACGCACACCCTGGCGATTTCGCCGTGGGAAGCCGCGCTGGGCGCCACGGTAGCCGTGCCGACGCTGGGTGGGCACGTCGACCTGCGCATCCCCGCGGGCTCGCAGTCGGGGCGTAAGCTGCGCCTGAAGGGCCGTGGCCTGCCGGGCAGTGAGCCGGGCGATCAGATCGTCGTGCTGGAAATCCGCGTGCCGGTGCCGGAGACGCACGAGGAGCAGGCCGCCTATGCGGAGTTCAAGGATGCCTTCAAGGATTTCGACCCGCGCCGCTGA
- the mtnA gene encoding S-methyl-5-thioribose-1-phosphate isomerase: MRAVQWLGDRLHLLDQRRLPAEEIWFDCVDSADVTQAIRDLAVRGAPAIGIAAAWGVVLAAQKGENLPAAMATLRAARPTAVNLMWALDRMKSRVDAGADAAALEREAQAIQDEDLAANRHMGELGAALIEAGSHVMTHCNTGSLATAGYGTALGVIRAGVEAGRIEQVFAGETRPWQQGARLTMWELVRDGIPAKLIADSAASHLMKDGKVKWVIVGADRIAANGDTANKIGTYQLAIAARHHGVKFMVVAPSTTVDMATASGDDIEIELRDATELLSMSGTRTVIEGAEAWNPVFDVTPADLIDAIVTERGVILKPDEEQMRIMFP; encoded by the coding sequence ATCCGTGCCGTCCAGTGGCTCGGCGACCGCCTCCACCTGCTCGACCAGCGCCGCCTGCCGGCGGAAGAAATCTGGTTCGATTGCGTGGACTCGGCGGACGTGACGCAGGCGATCCGCGACCTGGCCGTGCGCGGTGCGCCGGCCATCGGCATCGCCGCGGCGTGGGGCGTGGTTTTGGCGGCGCAGAAGGGTGAAAACCTGCCCGCCGCCATGGCCACGCTACGTGCGGCGCGGCCCACGGCGGTGAACCTGATGTGGGCGCTGGATCGCATGAAATCGCGGGTCGACGCGGGTGCCGATGCCGCGGCGCTGGAGCGCGAAGCCCAGGCGATCCAGGACGAGGACCTCGCCGCCAACCGCCACATGGGCGAGCTTGGCGCGGCGCTCATCGAAGCCGGGTCGCACGTGATGACCCACTGCAACACCGGCTCCCTTGCGACCGCCGGTTACGGCACGGCGCTGGGCGTGATCCGCGCCGGCGTGGAAGCCGGCCGCATCGAGCAGGTCTTCGCCGGTGAAACCCGCCCCTGGCAGCAGGGCGCGCGCCTCACCATGTGGGAACTCGTGCGCGACGGCATCCCCGCGAAGCTGATCGCCGATTCCGCCGCGTCGCACCTGATGAAGGACGGCAAGGTGAAGTGGGTGATCGTCGGCGCCGACCGCATCGCGGCCAATGGCGACACCGCCAACAAGATCGGTACCTACCAGCTGGCCATCGCGGCACGCCACCATGGGGTGAAGTTCATGGTCGTCGCGCCGTCCACCACGGTGGACATGGCGACCGCCAGCGGCGACGACATCGAGATCGAATTGCGCGACGCCACCGAGCTGCTTTCCATGAGCGGGACCCGCACCGTGATCGAGGGTGCGGAGGCCTGGAACCCCGTTTTCGACGTCACCCCGGCCGACCTGATCGACGCCATCGTGACCGAGCGCGGCGTGATCCTGAAGCCCGACGAAGAGCAGATGCGGATCATGTTTCCATGA
- a CDS encoding LysR family transcriptional regulator gives MILDLATLRTLVTAVDLGGFGRAAEKLHLSPSAVSLQLRALEDRLGTAIFQRVGRKQELTDAGERLLGYARHMLELNAGAVDAVRGVQVEGRVHVGVPHDFAEAWLPGTLAAFAAAHPATSLELTVDQSAALLQGVRDGGVDLALAFDSDGGMAGSLLGAFPVYWFAADGVPGVADGPLPLLTLEAPCVFRRRMIAALDAAHIPWRIAVTARSVSALWTAARAGLGWVARPAIYAPAGLRRIDAGDGLPALGDASVFLVRGERANPAADVLAGLLGNGVAATAG, from the coding sequence ATGATCCTCGACCTTGCCACGCTGCGTACCCTGGTCACCGCCGTGGACCTCGGCGGATTCGGCCGTGCGGCGGAGAAACTGCACCTGTCGCCGTCCGCGGTGAGCCTGCAGCTGCGTGCCCTGGAAGACCGGCTCGGCACGGCGATCTTCCAGCGCGTCGGTCGGAAACAGGAACTCACCGACGCGGGCGAGCGCTTGCTCGGCTACGCGCGCCACATGCTCGAACTGAATGCCGGTGCCGTGGATGCGGTGCGTGGCGTGCAGGTCGAGGGCAGGGTGCACGTGGGGGTGCCGCACGACTTCGCCGAAGCGTGGCTGCCTGGGACGCTTGCCGCGTTCGCGGCGGCGCATCCGGCGACGAGTCTCGAGCTCACGGTGGACCAGAGTGCGGCGCTGCTGCAGGGCGTGCGCGACGGTGGCGTCGACCTCGCGCTGGCCTTCGATAGCGATGGCGGCATGGCGGGAAGCTTGCTGGGCGCGTTCCCCGTGTACTGGTTCGCGGCCGACGGCGTGCCCGGGGTCGCCGATGGCCCGCTACCCTTGCTGACGCTGGAAGCGCCCTGCGTGTTCCGGCGCCGCATGATCGCCGCGCTCGACGCCGCGCACATCCCCTGGCGGATCGCCGTGACCGCACGCAGCGTATCCGCCCTGTGGACCGCGGCACGCGCGGGGCTGGGCTGGGTGGCGCGGCCGGCGATCTATGCGCCGGCCGGCCTGCGCCGCATCGACGCGGGCGATGGCCTGCCCGCGCTGGGTGATGCGTCGGTGTTCCTGGTCCGTGGCGAGCGGGCCAACCCGGCCGCCGACGTGCTGGCCGGGTTGCTGGGTAACGGCGTGGCGGCGACGGCGGGCTAG
- the gyrA gene encoding DNA gyrase subunit A: protein MAELAKEVIRVNIEDEMRQSYLDYAMSVIVGRALPDVRDGLKPVHRRVLFAMNELGNSWNKAYKKSARVVGDVIGKYHPHGDASVYDAIVRLAQPFSLRYMLVDGQGNFGSVDGDNAAAMRYTEVRMAKLTHELLADIDKETVDFGPNYDESESEPLVLPTRVPNLLVNGSAGIAVGMATNIPPHNMTEVINATLALIEEPSLGVDELMTHIPGPDFPTAGIINGSSGIVEAYRTGRGRILVRARTEIETEANGRETILVHELPYQVNKARLIEKIAELVKEKKIEGISELRDESDKDGMRVVIEIRRDAMADVVLNNLFQQTQLQVTFGINMVALLDGQPKLLNLKEILEAFIRHRREVVTRRTIFELRKARSRAHILEGLTVALANIDEMIELIRTSSSSQEARERMVARRWEPGLVKALLSATGADASRPEDMDPRDGLRDDGYQLSEVQANEILQMRLHRLTGLEQDKLSDEYREILETIRGLIEILENPVRLLEIIRGELEQIRADYGDARRTEIQHSQEDLNVLDLITPEDVVLTLSHTGYVKRQAASLYRAQKRGGKGRSASALKDEDVVQQLWVVNTHDTLLTFTSTGRVYWLKVYQMPEAGPGARGKPIVNLLPLGEGEKVQAVLPIRDYDPDCFVFFATRKGTVKKTPLTEFAFQLQKGKAAINLDEGDALVDVAMTDGNSDVLLFASNGKVVRFDENKVRSMGRSATGVRGMLLADDTTVVSLIVARGDGDILTATARGFGKRTELSEFPKKGRGTQGVIGIQCSERNGNLVAATQVTETQQLMLISDQGTLVRTRVSEVAQVGRNTQGVTLIKLPKDEVLIGIVRLEAEEEIEGDIEGELPNGDVASGEVPGGEAAADLPPIESGPVDGE from the coding sequence ATGGCAGAACTCGCCAAAGAAGTCATCCGCGTCAATATCGAAGACGAGATGCGCCAGAGCTATCTCGACTACGCGATGAGCGTCATTGTCGGGCGTGCCTTGCCCGATGTGCGCGACGGCCTCAAGCCGGTCCATCGACGCGTGCTGTTCGCCATGAACGAGCTCGGCAACTCGTGGAACAAGGCTTACAAGAAGTCGGCGCGCGTGGTCGGTGACGTGATCGGTAAATACCACCCGCACGGCGATGCATCCGTCTACGACGCGATCGTCCGCCTGGCGCAGCCGTTCTCGCTGCGCTACATGCTGGTCGACGGCCAGGGCAACTTCGGTTCGGTGGACGGCGACAACGCCGCGGCCATGCGATACACCGAAGTGCGCATGGCCAAGCTCACCCATGAGCTGCTTGCCGACATCGACAAGGAAACCGTCGATTTCGGGCCGAACTACGACGAAAGCGAAAGCGAGCCGCTGGTCCTGCCGACCCGCGTACCGAACCTGCTCGTCAACGGTTCGGCGGGCATCGCGGTCGGCATGGCCACCAACATCCCGCCGCACAACATGACCGAGGTCATCAACGCCACGCTGGCACTCATCGAAGAGCCGTCGCTCGGCGTCGATGAACTGATGACGCACATCCCGGGCCCCGATTTCCCGACCGCCGGCATCATCAACGGCTCCTCGGGCATCGTCGAGGCCTATCGCACGGGCCGTGGCCGCATCCTGGTCCGCGCGCGCACCGAGATCGAAACCGAGGCTAACGGCCGCGAGACGATCCTGGTGCACGAGCTGCCGTACCAGGTGAACAAGGCTCGCCTGATCGAAAAGATCGCCGAGCTGGTCAAGGAAAAGAAGATCGAGGGCATCAGCGAGCTGCGCGATGAGTCCGACAAGGACGGCATGCGCGTGGTCATCGAGATTCGCCGCGATGCCATGGCCGACGTGGTGCTGAACAACCTGTTCCAGCAGACCCAGTTGCAGGTCACCTTCGGCATCAACATGGTGGCCCTGCTCGACGGCCAGCCGAAGCTGCTGAACCTCAAGGAGATCCTTGAAGCGTTCATCCGCCACCGTCGCGAAGTCGTCACCCGCCGCACCATCTTCGAACTGCGCAAGGCGCGTTCGCGCGCGCACATCCTCGAAGGCCTCACGGTCGCGCTGGCCAACATCGACGAGATGATCGAGCTGATCCGCACCTCGTCGTCGTCGCAGGAAGCGCGCGAGCGCATGGTCGCCCGTCGCTGGGAGCCGGGCCTGGTCAAGGCCCTGTTGTCGGCCACCGGCGCCGACGCATCGCGTCCGGAAGACATGGATCCGCGCGACGGCCTGCGTGACGACGGTTACCAGCTGTCGGAAGTGCAGGCCAACGAGATCCTGCAGATGCGCCTGCATCGCCTGACCGGCCTGGAACAGGACAAGCTCAGCGACGAATACCGCGAGATCCTCGAGACCATCCGTGGCCTCATCGAGATCCTGGAAAACCCGGTCCGCCTGCTGGAAATCATCCGTGGCGAACTCGAGCAGATCCGTGCGGATTACGGCGACGCGCGTCGCACGGAAATCCAGCATTCGCAGGAAGACCTCAACGTCCTCGACCTGATCACGCCCGAAGACGTGGTGTTGACGCTGTCGCACACCGGCTACGTCAAGCGCCAGGCCGCGAGCCTGTATCGCGCGCAGAAGCGTGGCGGCAAGGGTCGTTCCGCATCGGCGCTGAAGGACGAAGACGTCGTGCAGCAGCTGTGGGTGGTCAACACCCACGACACGCTGCTGACGTTCACCAGCACCGGTCGCGTTTACTGGCTGAAGGTGTACCAGATGCCGGAAGCGGGCCCGGGTGCCCGCGGCAAGCCGATCGTGAACCTGCTGCCGCTGGGCGAGGGCGAAAAGGTCCAGGCCGTGCTGCCGATCCGCGATTACGACCCGGACTGCTTCGTGTTCTTCGCCACCCGCAAGGGCACGGTGAAGAAGACCCCGCTGACCGAGTTCGCCTTCCAGCTGCAGAAGGGCAAGGCCGCCATCAACCTCGACGAGGGCGATGCGCTGGTCGACGTGGCGATGACCGACGGCAACAGCGATGTATTGCTGTTCGCATCCAACGGCAAGGTCGTGCGCTTCGACGAGAACAAGGTCCGCTCCATGGGCCGTTCGGCAACGGGCGTGCGCGGCATGCTGCTGGCCGACGACACCACGGTGGTTTCGCTGATCGTGGCCCGCGGCGACGGTGACATCCTCACCGCCACCGCACGCGGCTTCGGCAAGCGCACCGAGCTGTCCGAGTTCCCGAAGAAGGGCCGTGGCACGCAGGGCGTCATCGGCATCCAGTGCTCCGAGCGCAACGGCAACCTCGTCGCGGCGACCCAGGTCACCGAGACCCAGCAGCTGATGCTGATCTCCGACCAGGGCACGCTGGTACGCACCCGCGTGTCGGAAGTCGCGCAGGTGGGTCGTAACACGCAGGGCGTCACGCTGATCAAGCTGCCCAAGGACGAAGTCCTCATTGGCATCGTCCGCCTCGAAGCCGAGGAAGAGATCGAAGGCGACATCGAGGGCGAACTGCCCAATGGCGACGTCGCCAGCGGCGAAGTCCCAGGCGGTGAAGCCGCCGCCGACCTCCCGCCGATCGAATCCGGTCCGGTAGACGGCGAATAA
- the pilH gene encoding twitching motility response regulator PilH, with protein MARILIVDDSPSQLLGIKRIVEKLGHEAITAEDGAAGVEAAKRELPDLILMDVVMPNLNGFQATRTISKEETTKHIPIILVTTKDQDTDKVWGLRQGAKDYVVKPIKEEELVKALKTHLPA; from the coding sequence ATGGCTCGTATCCTGATCGTCGACGACTCGCCGTCGCAGCTCCTGGGCATCAAGCGTATCGTCGAGAAGCTGGGCCATGAGGCCATCACGGCGGAAGACGGCGCCGCCGGCGTGGAAGCCGCCAAGCGCGAACTTCCCGACCTCATCCTCATGGACGTGGTGATGCCGAACCTCAACGGGTTCCAGGCCACCCGCACCATCAGCAAGGAAGAAACCACCAAGCACATCCCGATCATCCTGGTGACCACGAAAGACCAGGACACCGACAAGGTGTGGGGCCTGCGCCAGGGCGCGAAGGACTACGTGGTCAAGCCGATCAAGGAAGAAGAACTGGTCAAGGCCTTAAAGACCCACCTCCCCGCCTGA
- the phaC gene encoding class III poly(R)-hydroxyalkanoic acid synthase subunit PhaC has translation MTANPFHIDPERAREEVDAFRRKVEAGMETLKNVGPIELGTTPRETVYTEDKLTLWHFKGETKPTAKVPLLICYALVNTPWMVDLQEDRSMVRNLLAQGEDVYLIDWGYPDGADRWLTLEDYIDGYLDRCVDVVRKRHALDAINLLGICQGGVFSLCYTALHGDKVRNLVTMVTPVDFHTADNMLSHWARNVDIDLFVDTIGNVPADLMNFAYLTLKPLRLNQQKYVAMVDILDNPKEVENFLRMEKWIFDSPDQAGETLRQFTRDFFQKNLLIQGKATIGEHTIDLGTIRQPVLNIYAEQDHLVPPAASIPLKDAIGSKDYTALPFPGGHIGIYVSGRAQKLVPPAIHEWLAKRSL, from the coding sequence ATGACCGCCAATCCCTTCCACATCGACCCCGAACGCGCACGCGAAGAGGTCGACGCCTTCCGCCGCAAGGTCGAAGCCGGCATGGAAACGCTGAAGAACGTCGGCCCGATCGAACTGGGCACGACGCCGCGCGAGACCGTCTACACGGAAGACAAGCTCACCCTCTGGCACTTCAAGGGCGAAACGAAGCCCACCGCGAAGGTGCCGCTGCTGATCTGCTACGCGCTGGTCAACACGCCGTGGATGGTCGACCTGCAGGAAGACCGCTCGATGGTGCGCAACCTGCTCGCGCAGGGCGAAGACGTGTATCTCATCGACTGGGGCTATCCCGACGGTGCCGACCGCTGGCTCACGCTGGAGGACTACATCGACGGTTACCTCGACCGCTGCGTCGATGTCGTCCGCAAGCGCCATGCGCTGGATGCGATCAACCTGCTCGGCATCTGCCAGGGCGGCGTGTTTTCGCTCTGCTATACGGCGCTGCACGGCGACAAGGTCAGGAACCTGGTGACCATGGTCACGCCGGTGGATTTCCACACGGCCGACAACATGCTCTCGCACTGGGCGCGCAACGTGGACATCGACCTGTTCGTCGACACGATCGGCAACGTGCCCGCGGACCTGATGAACTTCGCCTACCTCACGCTGAAACCGCTGCGGCTCAACCAGCAGAAGTACGTCGCGATGGTCGACATCCTCGACAACCCGAAGGAAGTCGAAAACTTCCTGCGCATGGAAAAGTGGATCTTCGATTCCCCCGACCAGGCCGGTGAAACCCTCCGCCAGTTCACCCGCGATTTCTTCCAGAAGAACCTGCTGATCCAGGGCAAGGCGACGATCGGCGAACACACCATCGACCTGGGCACGATCCGCCAGCCGGTGCTCAACATCTACGCTGAGCAGGATCATCTCGTCCCGCCCGCCGCATCCATCCCGCTGAAGGATGCGATCGGCAGCAAGGACTACACGGCGTTGCCGTTCCCGGGTGGCCACATCGGCATCTACGTGTCGGGCAGGGCGCAGAAGCTGGTCCCGCCCGCCATCCACGAGTGGCTAGCCAAACGATCCCTGTAG
- a CDS encoding acryloyl-CoA reductase, whose protein sequence is MTQLKAFRINNDASGYRGAVETMDIDALSPGEILVKAEWSSVNYKDALAGTGKGKILRQYPLNGGIDVAGTVVASTDPSFREGDKVLATGSGLSETRDGGYAEYVRLPGSVTIPLPAALTTREAMVLGTAGFTAALALLRMLDNRQRPDMGPIAITGATGGVGMLGVDIFSKAGFEVHAVSGKPEHFDFLRTIGASQCIDRHQLAFSGKPMDSAKYGGMLDNVGGTMLAGFLPLIAPYGNAAICGLAGSPELPTTVMPFIIRGVSVLGVASAGTARDIRDEVWHRLGGAWKPRHLEEVCTREVALGDVASVFETMLSGGSFGRTVVRIGG, encoded by the coding sequence GCTATCGCGGCGCCGTCGAAACGATGGACATTGACGCCCTGTCCCCGGGCGAGATCCTGGTCAAGGCCGAATGGTCGTCGGTCAACTACAAGGACGCCCTGGCCGGCACCGGCAAGGGCAAGATCCTCCGCCAGTACCCGCTCAACGGCGGGATCGACGTCGCCGGCACCGTGGTGGCATCGACGGATCCCTCGTTCCGCGAGGGCGACAAGGTGCTGGCCACCGGAAGTGGCCTGTCGGAGACCCGCGATGGCGGCTATGCCGAATACGTCCGCCTGCCCGGCAGCGTCACCATTCCGCTGCCCGCCGCCTTGACCACGCGCGAAGCGATGGTGCTCGGGACCGCCGGCTTCACCGCCGCCCTGGCCCTGCTGCGCATGCTCGACAATCGCCAGCGCCCGGATATGGGCCCGATCGCGATTACCGGTGCCACCGGCGGCGTCGGCATGCTCGGCGTGGACATCTTCTCGAAGGCGGGTTTCGAAGTGCACGCCGTCAGCGGCAAACCCGAGCATTTTGACTTCCTGCGCACGATCGGCGCCAGCCAGTGCATCGACCGTCACCAGCTCGCCTTCAGTGGCAAGCCGATGGATTCGGCGAAATACGGCGGCATGCTCGACAACGTCGGCGGCACCATGCTCGCCGGTTTCCTGCCCCTGATCGCACCCTACGGCAATGCCGCGATCTGCGGTCTCGCCGGCAGCCCGGAGCTCCCGACCACGGTGATGCCCTTCATCATCCGTGGCGTGAGCGTGCTGGGCGTGGCCTCGGCTGGCACGGCGCGGGACATCCGCGACGAGGTCTGGCATCGGCTGGGCGGCGCGTGGAAGCCGCGCCACCTCGAGGAGGTCTGCACCCGGGAAGTGGCCCTCGGCGACGTCGCCAGCGTGTTCGAGACGATGCTTTCCGGTGGTTCCTTCGGCCGCACCGTGGTGCGAATCGGCGGCTAA
- a CDS encoding DUF4865 family protein, whose protein sequence is MIAMQYSFDLEPTVDPDAVRARARRIAPSFEGMPGLRMKAFLVASVPARYAPIYLWDDDASMRAFLQSPAFERVVATYGKPTFRLMSPIHVARSASTGPIRFATQERSALPVPAVFDGNGGTVRGDANVLVGADLSRWESVRTMFWREPPPVREGEVVYDVAYLIGGLGGDVSGDLGGDLVGELGGDVGGNVGGELVGGVS, encoded by the coding sequence ATGATCGCCATGCAGTACAGCTTCGATCTCGAACCCACCGTCGATCCCGACGCCGTGAGGGCGCGGGCGCGCCGTATCGCCCCGTCGTTCGAGGGAATGCCGGGGTTGCGGATGAAGGCGTTCCTCGTCGCCTCCGTGCCGGCGCGCTACGCGCCGATCTACCTGTGGGACGACGACGCATCGATGCGCGCGTTCCTGCAGTCGCCCGCGTTCGAACGCGTCGTCGCGACTTACGGCAAGCCGACCTTCCGGCTCATGTCGCCGATCCACGTTGCACGCTCGGCGTCGACGGGACCGATCCGTTTCGCGACCCAGGAGCGTTCCGCCCTGCCGGTCCCGGCCGTGTTCGACGGCAACGGCGGCACGGTGCGCGGCGATGCGAACGTGCTCGTGGGTGCCGACCTCAGTCGCTGGGAGTCGGTGCGGACGATGTTCTGGCGGGAGCCGCCGCCGGTGCGCGAGGGAGAGGTGGTTTATGACGTGGCGTATTTGATCGGGGGGTTGGGTGGTGACGTGAGCGGCGACTTGGGTGGGGATTTGGTTGGGGAGCTGGGTGGGGATGTGGGTGGGAATGTGGGCGGGGAACTGGTGGGGGGTGTGTCGTGA
- a CDS encoding Hsp20/alpha crystallin family protein, with the protein MNQLRHVAFRRAPVSGHELRNVFDHFFGSEIAAPTAPAESGWAPRVDIREEAGRFLILADLPGVDLAAIEIQMEKNVLSLKGERKAFASETEGTFSRVERVAGGFKRSFTLPESADAEGITASGANGVLEIAIPKKAQSAPRRIVVNAAG; encoded by the coding sequence ATGAACCAGCTTCGTCATGTGGCGTTTCGCCGTGCGCCGGTGTCCGGCCATGAACTGCGTAATGTGTTCGATCACTTCTTCGGCAGCGAGATCGCCGCGCCGACCGCCCCCGCCGAGTCTGGCTGGGCGCCGCGCGTGGACATCCGTGAAGAGGCCGGCCGCTTCCTGATCCTGGCCGACCTGCCGGGCGTCGACCTGGCCGCCATCGAGATCCAGATGGAAAAGAACGTGCTCAGCCTCAAGGGTGAGCGCAAGGCATTTGCCAGCGAGACCGAAGGCACGTTCTCACGCGTCGAGCGCGTGGCGGGCGGGTTCAAGCGCAGTTTCACGCTGCCGGAAAGCGCCGACGCCGAGGGCATCACGGCCTCGGGTGCCAACGGCGTGCTCGAAATCGCCATCCCGAAGAAGGCGCAGAGCGCGCCGCGGCGTATTGTGGTTAACGCCGCGGGCTAA
- a CDS encoding peroxiredoxin, producing the protein MTIAVGDRIPESTVTYFEDGIQTASTLDLMGSGKVVLFAVPGAFTPTCSNKHLPGYIQHMDEFEQRGVKVFCVSVNDAFVMDAWGKERGIPAHLHLLADGNAAFTKALGLELDGTKNGMGIRAKRFAMYLEDGVVKVLNIEAPGEFRVSSAEAMLEAIDA; encoded by the coding sequence ATGACCATTGCTGTCGGCGACCGTATCCCTGAATCCACCGTCACTTACTTCGAGGACGGTATCCAGACCGCCTCCACCCTGGACCTGATGGGTTCCGGCAAGGTGGTGCTGTTTGCCGTGCCGGGTGCCTTCACCCCGACCTGCTCCAACAAGCACCTGCCGGGCTATATCCAGCACATGGATGAGTTCGAGCAGCGCGGCGTGAAGGTGTTCTGCGTCTCGGTCAACGATGCCTTCGTCATGGACGCCTGGGGCAAGGAGCGCGGTATCCCCGCCCACCTGCACCTGCTGGCCGACGGCAATGCCGCCTTCACCAAGGCGCTCGGTCTCGAACTGGATGGCACCAAGAACGGCATGGGCATCCGCGCCAAGCGCTTTGCGATGTACCTGGAAGACGGCGTCGTCAAGGTCCTGAACATCGAGGCCCCGGGCGAGTTCCGCGTGTCGTCCGCCGAGGCGATGCTGGAAGCGATCGACGCCTGA